A stretch of the Capsicum annuum cultivar UCD-10X-F1 chromosome 8, UCD10Xv1.1, whole genome shotgun sequence genome encodes the following:
- the LOC107879189 gene encoding uncharacterized protein LOC107879189 translates to MGELETGRGLNQELGLIKVSDTHWGSHYKSFGNLISNFASIIDVLDSLVENASTSEEKASASGFLRSCQTFETVFLLHLMTDVLGITNDLNISLQKKEQDIANAMILVKLAKRRLQALRDNEWDPILKKMLVEIRLKKSYKNLMTVPIDTFSSFDIQKILVMAKLYADDFDEFNMRVLENQIVNYIIDVRDIDKRFSNLGRLGELSRKLVETKKHLTYPLVFFLVKFALLLPIATAPVERAFSAMKYIKNDL, encoded by the exons ATGGGTGAGCTAGAAACGGGTAGAGGTTTGAATCAAGAACTTGGTCTTATTAAAGTCAGTGACACTCATTGGGGATCTCACTACAAGTCGTTTGGAAACCTTATTAGTAACTTTGCCTCCATTATTGATGTACTTGATTCTCTTGTTGAAAATGCAAGTACTTCAGAAGAAAAAGCTAGCGCATCGGGATTTCTCAGAAGTTGTCAAACTTTTGAGACTGTTTTCTTGTTGCATTTGATGACTGATGTTTTAGGAATCACAAATGATCTTAATATATCATTACAGAAAAAGGAACAGGATATTGCTAATGCCATGATTCTTGTAAAACTAGCAAAGAGAAGATTGCAAGCATTACGAGATAATGAATGGGatcctattttaaaaaaaatgttggTTGAAATTCGCTTAAAGAAAAG CTACAAGAACTTAATGACCGTTCCAATTGATACATTTTCTAGTTTTGACATCCAAAAGATATTGGTGATGGCTAAATTATATGCTGATGACTTTGATGAGTTCAACATGAGGGTTCTTGAGAATCaaattgttaattatattattgatgttCGTGATATTGATAAACGATTCTCCAATTTAGGCAGACTTGGggaactttcaagaaagttggTTGAGACAAAGAAGCATTTAACCTATCCTCTTGTATTTTTCTTAGTAAAGTTTGCTTTGCTTCTACCCATTGCCACTGCACCAGTTGAAAGAGCATTTTCggcaatgaagtatatcaaaaaTGATTTGTAG
- the LOC107839087 gene encoding 50S ribosomal protein L17 gives MTKFRKLNRPTGHRMSMLRTMVSQLVKHERIETTVAKAKEVRRLADNMVQLGKEGTLSAARQAAAFVRGDDVIHKLFTELAYRYKDRAGGYTRLLRTRIRVGDAAPMAYIEFIDRENELRQSKPPNPQPPQRPVLDPWTRSRLSRQFAPRKEEKISDSDGQ, from the exons ATGACGAAATTCAGGAAATTGAATCGTCCAACTGGACATCGAATGTCCATGCTCAG GACAATGGTGTCGCAATTAGTCAAGCACGAGCGCATTGAAACCACCGTTGCTAAG GCAAAGGAAGTCCGGAGGTTGGCCGACAATATGGTTCAGCTCGGAAAGGAG GGAACTCTATCTGCTGCAAGACAGGCAGCTGCCTTTGTGCGTGGGGATGATGTCATTCATAAGCTCTTTACTGAACTGGCTTACAGATACAA AGATAGAGCTGGTGGATACACGAGATTGCTCCGAACTCGGATTCGAGTAGGTGATGCTGCACCTATGGCCTATATTGA GTTTATTGATAGAGAAAATGAACTTAGACAATCCAAACCCCCAAATCCTCAACCTCCCCAGAGACCAGTCCTGGATCCCTGGACAAGATCTCGGCTCAGCCGGCAGTTTGCACCCCGTAAGGAGGAGAAAATCTCTGATTCTGATGGTCAATGA
- the LOC107879188 gene encoding zinc finger MYM-type protein 1-like gives MREEQSIEAVFYKLDEKSKNEYRVRLNASIDVVQFLLNQGLALRGHDESESSLNKGNFLKVLSWLADRCDDIKPYVLEKAPKNNKMISHDIQKDIVTACKIETIKAISKDLDGDYFALLVDESRDVSRKEQMTICLRYVEKREFVMETFIGLVHVKDTSVLSLKKAIVDVLAHHSLTLAYVRGQCYDEVSNMKGVFK, from the exons ATGAGAGAAGAACAATCTATTGAGGCTGTATTTTACAAGTTGGATGAGAAAAGTAAGAATGAATATCGAGTTCGGTTAAATGCTTCAATCGATGTGGTCCAATTTCTTCTAAATCAAGGTTTAGCACTCCGCGGTCATGATGAAAGTGAATCATCCTTGAACAAAGGTAATTTTCTTAAAGTACTTTCTTGGCTTGCAGATAGATGTGATGACATTAAACCTTATGTGTTAGAAAAAgctccaaaaaataataaaatgatttcTCATGATATTCAAAAAGATATTGTGACCGCGTGTAAGATTGAAACAATCAAAGCTATATCAAAGGATTTAGATGGTGACTACTTTGCTTTGTTGGTTGATGAATCAAGAGACGTATCACGCAAAGAGCAAATGACTATTTGTTTACGATATGTTGAGAAAAGGGAATTTGTGATGGAAACATTTATTGGACTTGTTCATGTTAAAGATACTAGTGTTTTATCTCTGAAGAAAGCAATTGTGGATGTACTTGCTCACCATTCTTTAACTTTAGCTTATGTACGGGGGCAATGTTATGATGAAGTAAGCAATATGAAAG GTGTGTTCAAGTAG